In Oncorhynchus clarkii lewisi isolate Uvic-CL-2024 chromosome 24, UVic_Ocla_1.0, whole genome shotgun sequence, one DNA window encodes the following:
- the LOC139382641 gene encoding olfactory receptor 52J3-like, translating into MSVQTLNQTFSYHLQIASFDIPTPMTYPVFIMGLLLYLFSVFCNLTIMLLIITQRTLHKPMFYILFSLPLNDLVGISSMLPRVLSDIVTQTHSVYYPTCVFQAFLCHLYGGGVLFVLAAMSIDRYFAICKPLQYPSIMTPFTLCVIISAAWGLDMAMILTLFALQSRVKRCKAYILNIYCDNPSLLRLSCGEDVTANNIYGLAMTAVMQIISVGIQLFSYINILVICIINRQSDTKSKAVNTCVAQLVTFLLFEITSTFVILSYRFQNIPPNTQKLCGMMIYLLLPIINPIIYGMKTKDIRKTFFMVVRKKKIAFK; encoded by the coding sequence ATGTCGGTCCAGACTCTTAATCAGACATTCAGTTACCACTTGCAGATTGCCAGTTTTGACATCCCTACCCCAATGACCTACCCTGTGTTCATCATGGGTCTCCTGCTCTATCTGTTCTCTGTTTTCTGTAACCTGACCATCATGCTGTTGATCATCACACAGCGGACTCTCCACAAGCCCATGTTTTACATCCTCTTCAGTCTCCCCCTGAATGACCTGGTAGGAATCAGCTCTATGCTACCCAGAGTGCTGTCAGACATCGTGACACAGACTCACTCTGTCTACTACCCCACATGTGTTTTTCAAGCTTTTCTTTGCCACCTGTACGGGGGTGGTGTGCTTTTTGTACTTGCAGCGATGTCAATTGATAGATATTTTGCCATTTGCAAACCACTGCAATACCCCTCGATCATGACACCTTTTACACTATGTGTCATTATATCAGCTGCTTGGGGCCTGGACATGGCCATGATATTGACCCTGTTTGCTCTTCAGTCCCGAGTTAAGAGGTGCAAGGCTTACATACTAAATATCTACTGTGACAACCCCTCTCTACTTCGCCTCTCATGTGGAGAAGATGTCACAGCTAACAACATTTATGGTTTGGCTATGACAGCGGTTATGCAGATTATCAGTGTTGGTATTCAGCTATTTTCCTATATTAACATTCTTGTAATATGCATAATTAATCGACAATCTGACACCAAGAGCAAGGCTGTAAACACCTGTGTTGCTCAGCTAGTGACATTTCTTCTTTTTGAAATCACTTCCACCTTTGTAATACTGTCATATCGCTTTCAGAACATACCTCCTAATACTCAGAAACTGTGCGGTATGATGATCTACCTGCTCTTACCAATTATTAATCCAATTATATACGGGATGaaaacaaaggacatcagaaAAACATTTTTCATGGTGGTGAGGAAGAAAAAGATAGCGTTCAAGTGA
- the LOC139382642 gene encoding LOW QUALITY PROTEIN: olfactory receptor 52Z1P-like (The sequence of the model RefSeq protein was modified relative to this genomic sequence to represent the inferred CDS: deleted 1 base in 1 codon; substituted 1 base at 1 genomic stop codon) translates to MYQGSPNSVLSATAFFSQLVVSILAQNRSISYPVCYPQALLIHLYGAGSFTILTAMAYDRYIAICYPRKRSCYGLFITAVFQDVTLIVVILTYILILLTCVMNKSTDARSKAIQTSGTHLVMLLFLEFNACFALIAHXFYQSAPSLRRAFGVSVMVFPPILNPLIYDLKTKEIQQIVLGICKRRVSSVK, encoded by the exons ATGT ATCAGGGttccccaaactcggtcctgagTGCTACAGCTTTCTTCTCTCAGCTGGTGGTGAGCATCCTGGCTCAGAATAGGTCTATCTCCTACCCTGTATGCTACCCCCAGGCTCTGCTCATCCACCTGTACGGAGCTGGCTCCTTCACTATCCTGACTGCCATGGCTTATGACAGGTATATCGCTATCTGCTatccaagaaagcgaag TTGCTATGGTTTGTTTATAACAGCTGTCTTTCAGGATGTAACGTTGATAGTGGTTATACTTACATATATCCTGATCCTGCTCACCTGTGTTATGAATAAGTCGACTGATGCCCGGAGCAAGGCCATTCAGACATCTGGTACACATCTGGTAATGTTGTTATTCTTAGAGTTCAACGCCTGCTTT GCCTTGATAGCTCATTGATTTTATCAATCAGCTCCGTCTCTGAGGAGGGCTTTTGGGGTGTCAGTTATGGTGTTCCCACCCATTCTGAATCCCCTCATATATGATCTAAAAACtaaagaaattcaacaaattgTTCTGGGTATCTGCAAACGAAGGGTATCTTCAGTTAAATAA